A genome region from Phoenix dactylifera cultivar Barhee BC4 unplaced genomic scaffold, palm_55x_up_171113_PBpolish2nd_filt_p 001541F, whole genome shotgun sequence includes the following:
- the LOC120108769 gene encoding uncharacterized protein LOC120108769: MWAARTHSQRLPEQKEVESGPSRPTDQMQRGAARVYALTRQDASASDRVVAGMIPINSVDASVLFDSGATHSFISSKFSASLHLMPDKLDEPLLVATPLKKTVVVDSVHKNCIIQIEDRKLLADLVLLDMYDFDVILGMNWLSEYHAHIDCFGKRVVFQIPGEQEIFYQGDAPTMNPSLHIISAMSARKALRKGCQAYLACVVDTTKETRLEDIPVVREYPEVFPDDLPGLPPDREIDFRIDLLPGVGPISKAPYRMAPAELRELKVQLQELLEKKFIA; the protein is encoded by the coding sequence ATGTGGGCAGCCAGGACACATAGCCAGAGATTGCCCGAACAAAAAGAAGTTGAATCTGGACCTTCTAGACCAACTGATCAGATGCAGAGAGGAGCTGCACGGGTGTACGCACTGACACGACAGGATGCTAGTGCCAGTGACAGAGTTGTGGCAGGTATGATTCCCATCAACTCTGTTGATGCTTCAGTACTATTTGATTCTGGCGCTACACATTCCTTTATATCCTCCAAGTTCTCTGCATCCTTGCATCTTATGCCTGATAAGTTAGATGAGCCTTTACTTGTTGCTACCCCTCTCAAGAAGACAGTAGTGGTGGATTCTGTTCATAAAAACTGCATAATTCAGATAGAGGACAGAAAATTATTGGCTGACTTAGTACTGTTAGACATGTATGATTTTGATGTCATCCTTGGTATGAATTGGCTGTCTGAATATCATGCTCACATTGATTGCTTTGGCAAGAGGGTAGTGTTTCAGATACCTGGTGAACAGGAAATCTTctatcagggtgatgcacccacTATGAATCCCTCTTTGCACATTATCTCTGCAATGAGTGCAAGGAAGGCCCTCAGAAAGGGGTGTCAGGCCTACCTAGCTTGTGTGGTAgacactacaaaagaaacaaGGCTAGAGGATATCCCTGTTGTGAGAGAGTATCCAGAAGTATTCCCTGATGATCTACCTGGATTACCTCCTGATCGGGAGATTGATTTTCGAATCGATCTCTTACCGGGTGTTGGGCCTATCTCGAAGGCTCCTTATCGGATGGCCCCGGCAGAGCTGAGAGAGTTGAAGGTTCAGCTACAGGAACTTCTAGAGAAGAAATTCATCGCC